Proteins encoded within one genomic window of Brachybacterium sp. P6-10-X1:
- a CDS encoding LssY C-terminal domain-containing protein, with protein MTPAREARRRPLERPAPTGEPAYDHARGHDPEGRRVELYGLLDTLFIVAGVVVSIWLALLYLVEGFSLTPVRLLYLVGFWILLTYITLPRLHQLMTWIYLPDYFFGRTRTTEGVLSDPINLAFDGPEADLHVAMRRAGWVLSEERTLSSAWQMVRSTLLRRSFPAAPVSDLYLMGRRHDFTYQQEVGGTTAKRHHVRFWRLPPGLSLPGGFRADWVAAGTYDRAVGFSFFTLQITHRIDENIDVERDFLIDTVRYADPEIPVEVIEEFATAYHDRNGQGDRFRTDGHLPVLDIAGAASRSDGASALMLPRHRPTGNTVMKARARATAQSALAAARLRGGDRAELGDELSAQWHGTVDDVHEIISRATDHHLPPPTLVFTGALVLIQAGLVIAQWASQLLGVDVTAWYADASLILPEGNSVYLASGFALVLVGLLVGVLRRSRWARIALMALFTVDAVARLVVATSMTGDVAHSLLVGAGASALGVLAISSDASRQWVQTLRLTSRELEADPGADGSTHDRPEASGPTEAPDPEPVRAGREV; from the coding sequence ATGACACCGGCACGCGAGGCGCGCAGGAGGCCCCTCGAGCGGCCGGCCCCGACCGGGGAACCCGCCTACGACCACGCGCGCGGCCACGATCCCGAGGGTCGCCGTGTCGAGCTGTACGGCCTGCTGGACACCCTGTTCATCGTCGCCGGCGTCGTGGTCTCGATCTGGCTGGCCCTGCTGTACCTGGTCGAGGGGTTCTCCCTGACCCCGGTGCGGCTGCTGTACCTGGTCGGCTTCTGGATCCTGCTGACCTACATCACGCTGCCGCGTCTGCACCAGCTGATGACCTGGATCTACCTGCCGGACTACTTCTTCGGGCGCACCCGCACCACCGAGGGGGTGCTCTCGGATCCCATCAACCTCGCCTTCGACGGTCCCGAGGCCGACCTGCACGTGGCGATGCGCCGCGCGGGCTGGGTGCTCTCGGAGGAGCGCACGCTGTCGTCGGCCTGGCAGATGGTCCGCTCCACGCTGCTGCGCCGCTCCTTCCCGGCCGCCCCGGTCTCCGATCTGTACCTGATGGGCCGACGCCACGACTTCACCTATCAGCAGGAGGTCGGCGGCACCACCGCCAAGCGCCACCACGTGCGCTTCTGGAGGCTCCCCCCGGGCCTCAGCCTGCCGGGCGGATTCCGGGCCGACTGGGTGGCCGCCGGCACCTACGACCGCGCCGTCGGCTTCTCCTTCTTCACCCTCCAGATCACCCACCGCATCGACGAGAACATCGACGTCGAGCGCGACTTCCTCATCGACACCGTGCGCTATGCGGATCCGGAGATCCCCGTCGAGGTGATCGAGGAGTTCGCCACCGCGTACCACGACCGCAACGGGCAGGGCGATCGCTTCCGCACCGACGGGCACCTGCCCGTGCTCGACATCGCCGGCGCCGCCTCCCGCTCCGACGGGGCCAGCGCCCTGATGCTGCCGCGGCACCGGCCGACGGGGAACACCGTCATGAAGGCCCGCGCCCGCGCCACCGCGCAATCGGCCCTGGCCGCGGCCCGGCTGCGGGGCGGGGACCGGGCGGAGCTGGGGGACGAGCTGTCCGCGCAGTGGCACGGCACGGTCGACGACGTCCACGAGATCATCTCGCGCGCGACGGATCACCACCTGCCGCCGCCGACGCTCGTGTTCACCGGGGCGCTGGTGCTGATCCAGGCCGGCCTGGTCATCGCCCAGTGGGCCTCCCAGCTGCTGGGAGTGGACGTCACGGCCTGGTACGCCGATGCCTCGCTGATCCTGCCCGAGGGCAACAGCGTCTACCTGGCCTCCGGCTTCGCGCTCGTGCTGGTGGGGCTGCTGGTCGGGGTGCTGCGCCGCAGCCGTTGGGCCCGGATCGCGCTGATGGCCCTGTTCACGGTCGACGCGGTCGCGCGGCTCGTGGTGGCGACCTCGATGACCGGTGACGTCGCGCACTCGCTGCTGGTGGGGGCGGGGGCCTCGGCTCTCGGCGTGCTCGCGATCAGCTCGGACGCCTCGCGGCAGTGGGTGCAGACGCTGCGGCTCACCAGCCGTGAGCTCGAGGCGGACCCGGGGGCCGACGGATCGACGCATGACCGGCCGGAGGCCTCGGGCCCGACGGAGGCCCCGGACCCCGAGCCCGTCCGCGCAGGTCGTGAGGTGTGA